A genome region from Thermoanaerobacterales bacterium includes the following:
- a CDS encoding type II secretion system F family protein produces the protein MTVIGILVFCSVLLVLLAPRLAPPRGITGGQVVALFAPLASIVFPDAVRLETQRRLTWAGLKDMRATDLLGIKLIAALGMGGLAALSALGGKTSAPFVLLAVLGYILPDVWLGQKMRKRQEEISRRVPDFAVLLATVLDAGGGDLQGALVQVGRRMGGVIGEEIEYALHEMSLGIRRARALQNLADRCGVAELTQLVQKITQAEFYGSPVAVAVRDFAEQVRTIRQHNAEKKVREQTVKMLVPMLFFTVPALLALFLYPALRQIGQVLRH, from the coding sequence GTGACCGTCATTGGAATCCTGGTGTTCTGCTCCGTGCTCCTGGTCCTCCTGGCTCCCCGTCTGGCGCCGCCCAGGGGCATCACCGGCGGGCAAGTGGTGGCCCTGTTCGCCCCCTTGGCGAGCATCGTTTTTCCGGACGCGGTACGCTTGGAAACCCAGCGGCGCTTGACGTGGGCGGGGCTGAAAGACATGCGGGCCACCGACCTTCTGGGGATCAAGCTGATCGCCGCCCTGGGGATGGGCGGGCTGGCCGCCCTGAGCGCTCTGGGGGGCAAAACTAGCGCGCCCTTCGTCTTGCTGGCCGTCCTGGGCTACATCCTGCCCGACGTCTGGCTTGGGCAGAAAATGCGCAAAAGGCAGGAGGAGATCTCCCGGCGGGTGCCCGATTTCGCGGTCCTGCTGGCGACCGTGCTGGACGCCGGCGGCGGCGACTTGCAGGGAGCTTTGGTCCAAGTAGGCAGGCGGATGGGCGGCGTCATCGGGGAGGAGATCGAGTACGCCCTGCACGAGATGTCTTTAGGCATCCGCCGCGCCCGGGCGCTCCAGAATCTTGCCGACCGCTGCGGCGTCGCGGAACTGACCCAGCTTGTGCAGAAGATCACCCAGGCCGAGTTCTACGGCTCTCCGGTAGCGGTGGCCGTCCGGGACTTCGCGGAGCAGGTGCGCACCATCCGTCAACATAACGCTGAAAAGAAGGTGAGAGAACAGACCGTCAAGATGCTCGTTCCGATGCTGTTCTTCACGGTGCCCGCGTTGCTGGCCTTGTTTCTGTATCCGGCCCTGCGCCAGATCGGCCAGGTGCTGCGACACTAA
- a CDS encoding type II secretion system F family protein gives MAAFPPPNEFGGLHAVIVMIAGLLIAVVVLLLSFGWRQRKRENNWFYVRHSERAKPVRPTKEEPVDLITAGLSLSSEHKLIIAGLSAALGFVFVHALTGRADLAVIGLGAAFIGPRAWSGWRVEARRRLFDQQLQGSLDQMAAALKAGANLPQAWEQAALNAPSPAQEVLGYVVGQVHNAGYTLADALEELDKRVKSSDLRLITVATTLCAETGGDIAGVYPRLAQEMRDRETFKAHAKALMTEGSMSANVLLVLPFGTILLFRFLSPEYMAPLFHSGTGLAVFGIASGMIVAGWLVVRSMMRLEL, from the coding sequence ATGGCGGCGTTTCCTCCCCCGAATGAATTCGGGGGTCTCCACGCCGTGATTGTTATGATCGCCGGCCTGCTGATCGCTGTTGTAGTTTTGTTGCTGTCCTTCGGCTGGCGGCAACGCAAGCGCGAGAATAACTGGTTTTACGTGCGGCATTCGGAACGGGCCAAACCCGTTCGGCCTACTAAGGAAGAGCCCGTCGATCTGATTACGGCGGGCCTTTCGTTGTCCAGCGAGCACAAGCTCATCATCGCCGGTCTTTCCGCCGCTCTGGGGTTTGTCTTCGTGCACGCCCTGACCGGGCGCGCCGACCTCGCGGTAATCGGTTTGGGGGCCGCCTTCATCGGTCCCCGTGCGTGGTCCGGCTGGCGCGTCGAGGCCCGGCGCAGGCTCTTCGACCAGCAGTTGCAGGGATCCCTTGACCAGATGGCCGCGGCGCTCAAGGCCGGCGCGAACCTGCCCCAGGCCTGGGAGCAGGCGGCGCTCAACGCCCCTTCCCCGGCACAGGAAGTCCTGGGCTACGTCGTCGGCCAGGTGCACAACGCCGGATATACTCTGGCCGATGCCCTGGAGGAACTGGACAAGCGCGTGAAGTCCAGCGACCTGCGCCTTATCACCGTGGCCACGACGCTCTGCGCCGAAACGGGGGGCGACATCGCCGGGGTCTACCCGCGGTTGGCGCAGGAGATGCGCGACCGCGAGACTTTCAAGGCCCATGCGAAGGCCCTGATGACCGAAGGCAGCATGTCGGCCAATGTGCTTCTCGTCCTGCCCTTCGGCACCATTCTCCTGTTCCGGTTCCTCTCTCCGGAGTATATGGCGCCCCTGTTCCACTCCGGAACCGGCCTTGCGGTGTTCGGGATCGCCTCGGGGATGATCGTGGCCGGCTGGCTGGTTGTTAGATCAATGATGCGGCTCGAGCTGTAA
- a CDS encoding CpaF family protein has protein sequence MFGGNQPRPKTSGLLNRLNQLEEGYDQKGNAPEKFNREVFLQEVLPEAQKKVQESFAVGELADRLSPVTRQKVGRVVNEIVEGRLAHLPKPTIIGIVKEIVDDILGYGPLEPFFTGPDAADVTEIIVNGPNSIHIERGGKTHLAKDGQGRPLSFRSVQHVRDVLEKMLAPTGRRIDLASPRVSARLPDGSRLMAHIAPCAVDGVTFTVRRFRQDITPEMMLQNGTLNREILDFLAACVRARLNIFLSGGTGSGKTAALNVLASFIPEDESIITIEDPAELQLQHPNVRRLEARPPNVEGKGEITQRMLVADALRMAPKRIIVGECRQGEAFDMLQAMNTGHDGSLSTCHANSADDMLNTRLVNMVLMAEMGLPPNAVVGMIASAVDLVVHIVKDRTGRRRIDHIVETVGVEERPSGPAVATRPIYQWNGETWVRAPHPFTRAVNHPLLK, from the coding sequence GTGTTCGGTGGGAACCAGCCGAGGCCCAAAACGTCGGGTCTCCTAAATCGTCTTAACCAGCTTGAAGAGGGTTATGACCAAAAGGGTAACGCTCCGGAGAAATTCAACCGGGAGGTTTTCCTGCAAGAAGTCCTCCCCGAGGCCCAGAAAAAGGTGCAGGAGTCCTTTGCGGTGGGGGAACTTGCGGACCGCCTCTCCCCGGTTACGCGGCAAAAAGTCGGGCGGGTGGTCAACGAGATCGTCGAGGGGAGGCTTGCACACCTGCCCAAGCCGACGATCATCGGCATCGTGAAGGAGATCGTGGACGACATCCTCGGCTACGGCCCCCTGGAGCCGTTCTTTACAGGGCCGGACGCCGCGGATGTCACGGAGATCATCGTCAACGGCCCGAACAGTATCCATATCGAACGCGGCGGGAAGACGCATCTCGCCAAAGACGGTCAGGGACGGCCGTTGAGCTTCAGGAGCGTCCAGCACGTCCGCGACGTTCTGGAGAAGATGCTGGCCCCCACGGGGCGGCGGATCGACCTTGCTTCCCCGCGGGTTTCGGCGCGGCTTCCGGACGGCTCCCGGTTGATGGCCCATATCGCCCCGTGCGCCGTTGACGGCGTGACCTTTACCGTCCGGCGCTTCAGGCAGGACATCACCCCGGAGATGATGCTTCAGAACGGCACACTCAACCGGGAGATCTTGGACTTCCTGGCGGCCTGCGTGCGGGCGCGCCTGAACATCTTCCTGTCGGGCGGCACCGGGTCCGGCAAGACGGCGGCGCTCAATGTCCTGGCGTCCTTCATCCCCGAGGATGAGAGCATCATTACTATTGAAGACCCGGCCGAACTGCAACTGCAGCACCCGAACGTCCGCCGGCTTGAGGCGCGGCCCCCGAACGTCGAGGGCAAAGGCGAGATCACCCAGAGGATGCTGGTGGCCGACGCCCTGCGGATGGCCCCGAAGAGAATCATCGTGGGCGAGTGCCGCCAGGGGGAAGCCTTCGACATGTTGCAGGCCATGAACACCGGCCACGACGGGTCGCTGTCCACCTGCCACGCCAATAGCGCGGACGACATGCTGAACACCCGCCTCGTCAACATGGTCCTCATGGCCGAGATGGGGCTGCCCCCGAACGCCGTGGTCGGGATGATCGCCTCGGCGGTGGACCTGGTGGTTCATATCGTCAAAGACCGGACGGGCAGGAGAAGAATCGACCACATTGTCGAGACCGTCGGCGTGGAGGAAAGGCCCTCCGGCCCGGCGGTGGCCACCCGGCCGATCTATCAATGGAACGGGGAAACGTGGGTGCGCGCCCCGCACCCGTTCACCCGGGCTGTCAACCACCCCCTACTGAAGTAG
- the istB gene encoding IS21-like element helper ATPase IstB: MVRELATLTFVADAANILLLGPPGVGKTHLAVALGVRAIEQGYGVYFVRAHDLLEDLRRAQAEHRLDRRMRVYLAPKVLIIDEFGVWPYDRQAATALFALISARYERGSIILTSNKGFAEWGEVLGDAVIATAVLDRLLHHSHVLNIRGESYRLREKKRAALFGPHPRPEVVNADQSKP, translated from the coding sequence CTGGTAAGGGAACTCGCTACCTTGACCTTCGTCGCCGATGCGGCGAACATCCTGCTTCTGGGCCCGCCGGGGGTGGGCAAAACCCACCTGGCGGTGGCCCTGGGGGTCAGGGCGATTGAACAGGGCTACGGCGTCTACTTTGTCCGGGCCCACGACCTGCTGGAAGACCTGCGCCGCGCCCAAGCGGAACACCGGCTGGACAGAAGGATGCGGGTCTACCTGGCCCCGAAGGTCCTGATTATTGATGAGTTCGGGGTCTGGCCCTACGACCGCCAGGCAGCCACGGCGCTCTTCGCCCTGATCTCGGCCAGATACGAGCGTGGCAGCATCATTCTGACGTCGAACAAGGGTTTTGCCGAATGGGGTGAGGTGTTGGGTGATGCGGTGATTGCCACGGCGGTCCTGGACCGGCTCCTGCACCACAGCCACGTCCTGAACATCCGCGGGGAGAGCTACCGCCTGCGGGAGAAGAAACGGGCCGCTCTGTTTGGACCTCACCCCAGACCGGAGGTGGTTAACGCCGATCAGTCCAAGCCATAG